A genomic window from Photobacterium gaetbulicola Gung47 includes:
- a CDS encoding quinol dehydrogenase membrane component (COG0348), translated as MAKHLAKDAGKAATASLGWWKAHRFLLLRRSCQLLIIALFIIGPTLGVLRGNLSASTLFDTVPLTDPLILLQTIAAGHWPELAALLGGVIVVGFYAVLAPRVFCAWVCPLNMVTDLAAWLRRKLGIKLSYRWPSSLRYWLLPVLLLGSAVSGSVLWSWIDPVAALHRGLVFGMGAGWVLILLVFLLDLVLVEHGWCGHLCPLGATYGVIGRKSLVRITATNREACNKCMDCFNVCPEPEVLRQPLKGGDRKVMSQDCISCGRCIDVCSEEVLEFKIRIGANKDEG; from the coding sequence ATGGCTAAGCATTTGGCAAAAGATGCCGGCAAGGCAGCGACCGCCTCGCTAGGCTGGTGGAAAGCCCACCGCTTCTTACTGCTTCGTCGCAGCTGTCAGCTGCTGATCATCGCCTTGTTCATTATCGGCCCGACACTGGGAGTACTGCGTGGCAATTTGTCGGCAAGCACATTGTTCGACACGGTGCCTCTGACTGACCCGTTGATCTTGCTGCAAACCATAGCCGCAGGCCATTGGCCTGAGCTGGCAGCCCTGCTTGGTGGTGTCATTGTGGTGGGCTTTTATGCCGTGCTGGCCCCTCGGGTGTTTTGTGCCTGGGTATGCCCGCTCAACATGGTAACGGACTTGGCTGCTTGGCTTCGCCGAAAACTGGGGATCAAGCTCAGTTACCGATGGCCATCAAGCCTGCGTTACTGGTTGTTGCCGGTGTTGTTACTGGGTAGTGCGGTATCGGGCAGCGTGTTGTGGAGCTGGATTGACCCTGTTGCGGCACTTCACCGTGGCTTGGTGTTCGGCATGGGCGCGGGTTGGGTGCTGATCTTGCTGGTGTTCTTGCTTGACCTGGTATTGGTCGAGCATGGCTGGTGTGGTCATTTATGTCCGCTTGGCGCGACTTATGGGGTGATTGGCCGTAAGAGCCTGGTTCGTATCACCGCGACCAACCGCGAAGCCTGCAACAAGTGCATGGATTGCTTCAACGTGTGCCCCGAGCCAGAAGTGCTCAGGCAGCCGCTCAAAGGCGGAGATCGCAAGGTGATGAGCCAAGATTGCATCAGTTGTGGACGCTGTATTGATGTCTGTTCCGAGGAAGTATTGGAATTTAAAATAAGAATTGGAGCCAATAAAGATGAAGGGTAA
- a CDS encoding quinol dehydrogenase periplasmic component (COG1145): MKRSPLKSSQSRRRFLRDAARTAVGVGAAATVLGLQSKQSQADSSGVPIRPPGALPEPEFLQACLRCGLCVQACPYDTLKLASLLSPVASGTPYFTARAIPCEMCEDIPCVAACPSGALDQGLTDIDDARMGTAVLIDHETCLNWLGLRCDVCHRVCPLIDEAITLEPIRNQRTGYHAKFIPTVHSDVCTGCGKCEQACVLDEAAIKVVPTALAKGELGHHYRLGWEEKAKKGESLIPEDLTLPAYKPGNSGGGQ, from the coding sequence ATGAAGCGTTCACCTCTCAAATCATCACAAAGCCGCCGCCGTTTCCTCCGGGATGCCGCGCGAACGGCTGTGGGTGTGGGAGCGGCAGCGACCGTACTCGGACTACAGAGCAAACAAAGCCAGGCTGACAGCAGCGGTGTGCCGATAAGGCCGCCGGGTGCATTGCCTGAGCCGGAGTTTTTGCAGGCTTGCTTGCGCTGTGGGTTATGCGTTCAGGCGTGTCCTTACGATACCTTGAAGCTGGCAAGCTTGTTGTCGCCAGTGGCCTCGGGGACACCGTATTTTACCGCCCGAGCGATTCCGTGTGAGATGTGTGAAGACATCCCCTGTGTGGCAGCCTGCCCGAGTGGCGCGCTGGATCAAGGCCTGACCGATATCGATGATGCCCGGATGGGCACCGCGGTGTTGATTGACCATGAAACCTGCCTCAACTGGTTGGGTTTGCGCTGTGATGTGTGCCATCGGGTTTGTCCGCTGATTGATGAAGCGATCACCCTAGAACCGATCCGCAACCAACGTACCGGCTACCATGCCAAGTTTATCCCGACGGTGCATTCAGATGTCTGTACCGGCTGCGGTAAATGCGAGCAAGCCTGTGTACTGGATGAAGCGGCGATCAAAGTTGTGCCGACGGCATTAGCCAAAGGCGAGCTCGGTCACCACTACCGCTTGGGTTGGGAAGAAAAGGCCAAGAAAGGGGAAAGCCTGATCCCTGAGGATCTGACTTTGCCAGCTTACAAGCCGGGTAACAGTGGAGGAGGTCAGTAA
- a CDS encoding periplasmic nitrate reductase, large subunit, putative (COG0243), with amino-acid sequence MTVTRRSFLKANAAIAAASAAGLTIPVSVANAADGDQEVKWDKAPCRFCGTGCSVLVGTKNGRVVASQGDPDAPVNRGLNCIKGYFLPKIMYGEDRLTQPLLRKRDGQYHKEGEFTPVSWDEAFDVMADKFKQALKDKGPSAVGMFGSGQWTVWEGYAAAKLYKAGFRSNNIDPNARHCMASAVVGFGRTFGMDEPMGSYDDLEHADAFVLWGSNMAEMHPILWTRLTDRRLSSDKVKVAVLSTFTHRSYELADNPIIFKPQTDLAILNFVAHYIIANDKVNTDFMDKHVNIRKGVTDIGYGLRPTHPLEKAAKNPGSGDSTPMSFDDYAKFVSTYTAEYTSELTGVPVDQLNALAEMYANPETKVVSYWTMGFNQHTRGVWANNLIYNIHLLTGKISKPGCGPFSLTGQPSACGTAREVGTFAHRLPADMVVMNPKHREMCETHWNIPEGTIPPKPGYHAILQDRMLKDRQLNAYWVMCNNNMQAGPNINEERLPGYRDPANFIVTSDPYPTVTAMASDLILPTAMWVEKEGAYGNAERRTQFWHQQISAPGEAKSDLWQLMEFSKRFKVEEVWPQELIAKKSELKGKTLFEVLFKNGKADKYSLDEIAADQLNDESRHFGFYVQKGLFEEYAYFGRGHAHDLAPFDMYHQSRGLRWPVVDGKETVWRYSEGYDPYVKKGEEFAFYGKPDKKAVIFALPYEPPAESPDNEYDLWLSTGRVLEHWHTGSMTRRVPELYRSFPDAVLYMHPLDAKERGLRRGDAVKIVSRRGEVLTHVETRGRNRVPQGLVYMPFFDAGQLTNKLTLDATDPISKETDFKKCAVKVVKA; translated from the coding sequence ATGACAGTTACTAGACGTAGTTTCTTAAAGGCCAATGCAGCCATTGCTGCCGCCAGTGCAGCAGGGTTAACCATACCAGTCTCGGTGGCCAATGCCGCGGATGGCGATCAGGAAGTGAAGTGGGACAAGGCCCCATGCCGCTTCTGTGGTACGGGCTGCAGTGTGCTGGTGGGTACCAAGAATGGTCGAGTGGTGGCATCACAGGGAGACCCGGATGCACCGGTAAACAGGGGCCTTAACTGTATCAAAGGCTACTTCTTGCCTAAGATCATGTATGGGGAAGATCGCCTGACCCAACCGTTATTGCGAAAGAGAGACGGCCAGTATCACAAGGAAGGTGAGTTCACCCCGGTCAGCTGGGATGAAGCCTTCGATGTGATGGCTGACAAGTTCAAGCAGGCACTGAAAGACAAAGGTCCTTCTGCCGTTGGCATGTTCGGCTCTGGCCAGTGGACAGTCTGGGAAGGCTATGCCGCGGCGAAATTGTACAAGGCGGGTTTCCGCTCCAACAATATTGACCCGAACGCCCGCCACTGTATGGCGTCAGCGGTCGTTGGGTTTGGCCGTACCTTCGGTATGGACGAGCCTATGGGTAGCTATGACGATCTCGAACATGCCGATGCCTTCGTGCTTTGGGGATCTAACATGGCTGAGATGCACCCAATTCTCTGGACCCGCCTGACCGACCGCCGTCTGTCATCTGACAAGGTGAAAGTTGCAGTACTGTCGACCTTTACCCACCGCAGCTATGAGTTGGCTGACAACCCAATCATTTTCAAGCCGCAGACCGATCTGGCTATCCTCAACTTTGTTGCCCATTACATAATCGCCAATGACAAGGTCAACACGGACTTCATGGACAAGCATGTCAACATCCGCAAGGGTGTGACGGATATCGGTTATGGTTTGCGCCCAACCCATCCATTGGAAAAAGCAGCCAAGAACCCGGGTAGCGGTGATTCGACGCCGATGAGTTTCGACGATTACGCCAAGTTTGTCTCGACCTATACCGCGGAATACACCTCGGAGCTGACAGGGGTACCGGTCGACCAGCTTAACGCGTTGGCCGAAATGTACGCCAACCCGGAAACCAAGGTGGTGTCCTACTGGACCATGGGCTTCAACCAGCACACCCGCGGTGTATGGGCCAATAACCTGATTTATAACATCCATTTGCTGACCGGTAAGATCTCCAAGCCGGGCTGTGGCCCATTCTCGCTGACTGGCCAGCCATCAGCCTGCGGTACGGCGCGTGAGGTCGGCACCTTTGCCCACCGCTTGCCAGCCGACATGGTGGTGATGAATCCGAAGCACCGTGAAATGTGTGAAACCCACTGGAATATCCCAGAAGGCACGATCCCACCGAAGCCGGGTTACCACGCGATTTTGCAAGACCGAATGCTCAAAGATCGCCAGCTCAATGCCTACTGGGTGATGTGTAACAACAACATGCAGGCCGGGCCGAATATCAACGAGGAGCGCCTGCCTGGCTACCGTGATCCCGCTAACTTCATCGTGACTTCTGATCCTTACCCAACCGTTACGGCCATGGCATCGGACTTGATCTTGCCAACCGCAATGTGGGTGGAAAAAGAAGGGGCATACGGTAACGCCGAACGCCGCACCCAGTTCTGGCACCAGCAGATCAGTGCGCCGGGCGAGGCGAAGTCGGACTTGTGGCAGCTGATGGAATTCTCCAAGCGCTTCAAGGTCGAGGAAGTGTGGCCGCAGGAATTGATAGCCAAGAAATCTGAGCTCAAAGGCAAAACGCTGTTTGAGGTGCTGTTCAAAAACGGCAAGGCCGATAAATACAGCTTGGATGAAATCGCCGCCGACCAGCTCAACGACGAATCCCGTCACTTTGGCTTCTATGTTCAGAAAGGTTTGTTCGAAGAATACGCCTATTTCGGTCGCGGTCATGCCCACGATTTGGCACCGTTTGATATGTACCACCAGTCCCGTGGTTTGCGTTGGCCTGTGGTTGATGGCAAGGAAACGGTATGGCGTTACTCCGAAGGCTATGACCCGTATGTGAAGAAAGGCGAAGAGTTCGCTTTCTACGGCAAGCCGGACAAAAAAGCGGTGATTTTCGCGCTGCCGTACGAGCCGCCAGCAGAATCACCGGATAATGAGTATGACCTGTGGCTGTCTACTGGACGGGTACTGGAGCACTGGCATACCGGTTCGATGACCCGCCGTGTGCCGGAGCTATACCGCTCCTTCCCGGATGCAGTGCTCTACATGCACCCGCTCGATGCCAAAGAGCGCGGGCTACGCCGGGGCGATGCTGTGAAAATTGTTTCCCGCCGTGGTGAGGTACTCACCCATGTGGAAACTCGCGGGCGTAACCGGGTTCCGCAAGGCTTGGTGTATATGCCTTTCTTTGACGCCGGGCAGTTGACCAACAAACTCACGCTTGATGCGACCGATCCAATTTCGAAAGAAACGGACTTCAAGAAATGTGCAGTGAAGGTGGTTAAAGCCTAA
- a CDS encoding putative napD protein (COG3062), which yields MSEFHVCSLIVYVVAEQLESIKKTIESLPGAEVPIFGESGKLVVVLEGEQKNDIVGRFDYIKQLPGVLDTTLVYHQMEEQSELKEA from the coding sequence GTGAGTGAGTTCCATGTCTGCAGCTTGATTGTTTACGTCGTGGCTGAGCAGCTTGAATCAATAAAAAAGACCATAGAGAGCTTACCGGGGGCAGAGGTGCCGATTTTTGGTGAATCAGGGAAATTGGTTGTCGTGCTTGAGGGCGAGCAAAAAAACGACATTGTTGGTCGTTTTGACTACATCAAGCAGTTGCCCGGGGTACTCGATACCACACTGGTTTACCACCAAATGGAAGAACAATCTGAGCTAAAGGAAGCGTAA
- a CDS encoding putative alpha/beta hydrolase fold protein (COG0596), with protein MKIQSVKYSDREFEYYFSNCQQEVSQQASSLPPVVFIHGILSSGQLFTHHMMPYFDSLGLTTYSLTLRGHGSHSVKPSSRPFDDHIDDVATFIEFVYQQEKKPVVVAGYSLGGLITQHVCLREEIKPKLAGMVLMASVPPQGFSQLNQAMWLDNPVLSLVLGQVMVMPNMALLNPYYRNVLIDALFACKPNEQQLGMLLSELKAEDLRLFLEPHPIDDRLSLSVPVTVVGAQEDKLVPASQVEATAVFYGVEPVFFSPMGHAMPVEKEVAKLAAYLAGWCSSL; from the coding sequence ATGAAAATCCAGAGCGTTAAATATTCTGATAGAGAGTTTGAATATTATTTTTCAAATTGTCAGCAAGAGGTTAGTCAGCAAGCAAGTTCCCTTCCTCCCGTTGTTTTTATTCACGGTATCCTTAGCAGTGGCCAGCTATTTACCCATCACATGATGCCTTATTTTGACTCGCTGGGTTTGACTACTTATTCCCTGACTCTCCGTGGCCATGGTTCACATTCCGTAAAGCCATCATCCCGGCCTTTTGATGATCATATTGATGATGTAGCGACTTTTATTGAGTTTGTATACCAACAGGAGAAAAAGCCCGTAGTGGTGGCCGGGTACTCTCTCGGAGGTTTGATTACCCAGCATGTCTGCCTGCGTGAAGAGATAAAGCCGAAATTAGCGGGTATGGTATTGATGGCATCGGTTCCCCCGCAAGGCTTTAGTCAGTTGAATCAAGCAATGTGGCTTGATAACCCTGTTTTATCTTTGGTCTTAGGACAGGTAATGGTTATGCCGAATATGGCGTTGCTTAACCCCTATTATCGCAACGTCTTGATAGATGCATTGTTTGCCTGCAAACCCAATGAGCAGCAGCTGGGGATGCTGCTTTCAGAGCTCAAGGCTGAAGATCTGCGGTTGTTCTTAGAGCCTCATCCTATTGATGACAGGTTATCATTGAGTGTTCCTGTCACTGTCGTCGGGGCTCAGGAAGACAAACTGGTACCTGCATCTCAAGTGGAGGCCACGGCGGTATTTTACGGGGTAGAGCCTGTGTTCTTCAGCCCGATGGGGCATGCAATGCCAGTGGAAAAAGAAGTGGCAAAACTAGCCGCTTACCTTGCCGGGTGGTGCAGCAGCTTGTGA
- a CDS encoding hypothetical protein (COG1814) produces MSHEENHRSNRVGWLRAAVLGANDGIVSTSSLIIGVAAANTTQDSILLAGIAGLVAGAMSMAAGEYVSVSSQLDTIEADLAIEKQALEQDYEDEIDELALIYEQRGLEPILARQVAEQLMEHDALGAHARDEIGLSDTHGANPIQAAMFSATTFTIGASLPLLVAWVVPLALLIMLVAVFSLLFLAFLGAIAARAGGASMRTGAIRVTFWGALAMVLTAVVGQVFGVVA; encoded by the coding sequence ATGAGCCATGAGGAAAATCACCGCTCCAACCGAGTTGGCTGGCTACGGGCTGCTGTTCTGGGTGCCAATGATGGTATCGTCTCCACCTCCAGTCTGATTATTGGCGTTGCCGCAGCCAATACCACTCAAGATAGTATCCTTCTTGCAGGTATTGCCGGTTTAGTGGCTGGTGCGATGTCGATGGCAGCTGGCGAATATGTATCGGTGAGCTCTCAGCTAGACACTATTGAGGCAGACCTCGCTATTGAGAAACAAGCATTGGAGCAAGATTACGAAGACGAGATCGATGAACTTGCCCTAATTTATGAGCAACGAGGACTCGAACCCATACTGGCCCGTCAAGTGGCCGAACAACTGATGGAGCATGACGCCCTCGGAGCCCATGCCCGAGATGAGATAGGATTATCTGATACTCACGGTGCAAACCCCATACAGGCAGCCATGTTTTCAGCCACCACCTTTACAATAGGCGCCTCTCTCCCTTTACTCGTGGCATGGGTTGTACCATTAGCTTTACTGATCATGTTAGTCGCTGTTTTCTCCCTGCTCTTCTTAGCTTTTCTCGGTGCCATCGCCGCCCGAGCCGGCGGAGCCTCAATGAGAACAGGCGCAATACGAGTCACTTTCTGGGGAGCCCTGGCCATGGTGCTGACAGCCGTGGTCGGTCAAGTCTTTGGGGTTGTTGCCTGA
- a CDS encoding MscS mechanosensitive ion channel (COG3264): protein MWCLVRKYICYLGLSLLLTMRVSAETLPDIDFVNSEIERLSNDNPKDENLLRQYQSLAQSLSDQNALAQEQAKLRALVTQFPHRRGLLRQKINEAEQLPVFQTEQLETYEDLSQALARLRASLSEWQTASKDNAEQRKRLNDSRVSLPNEIVNLNTQLEQASLTVSESADKLQSWLAQANVATLQQEKEQKLLAQQTLDERSELLQLEQELLAKKIDLATPLQTLLQRRLTEIEQGSARAMITKAAQINSELHNSPGVLEESIKTLQVQAATVLDLAKELERVLLNVDDARIEIHRIQAERQSLNDEQVLIKNNLDWLRESTAFGASIRAQLQRLPSRVSVSAIPDRIANAHIRKYEISQLRTDTAFGDQDGSSTIIQEADSKVALKLKKLHQELLARLKQEYDKLISELSRLQAATLQYKNEVNNARIFLREQQLWIRSNLPLWKNLTRFEMNVWFGAHTPLKVLFERTTQQQQLALAFSIAAYTLLFTLLRSRLTRLSDQYRMDYKSLFGHPLRDKFRYTLSLFFLAVFRAVIWPLWYGLTALGIYWLWPLPTSGDLPSLISASACGLFVLELIHGLTAEDGVLDLHLNWPSEICSYLHRESRRLRWPLIVILLALYCTELVSGEKEAEASRVLFLLLVGCMAYIYTFLFKRERLPMVLPSPLHQGVPLMLIRGLVIGSFFVIILMSVMGLYLASWVLLNYQQLTLFLMLGVLLAYQMGERWLKLEHRQLNYQRLLEKREELLAHQQEQAGEPPELAELREVMPEVEESSLDVEQVSEQSLTLLRGLSLLGFILALLTLWSSALEMTSWLSHKVVWQVSEVGETGVVMVDITLQSLLYALITLLVTFIAVKNLPGILELLVLRRLDLSPGMGYATTTVIRYLLMLVGVFTACSLIGFQWSKLQWLVAAFGVGLGFGLQEIFANFISGLIILFERPIRIGDIVTINELSGTVSKIKTRATTIIDWDNKEIVVPNKVFITEKLINWSLTDPITRIVIPIGVAYGSDIERVEQLLYQAATTHPLVLKEPPPSVYFLAFGASSLDFELRVYITAIEHRLSTIHLINKSIDSLFKENGIEIAFPQLDIHVRDVNQGKGKPRGD, encoded by the coding sequence GTGTGGTGCTTGGTTAGAAAGTACATTTGTTACCTTGGACTATCGCTGTTACTGACAATGCGAGTCAGTGCGGAAACACTGCCGGATATCGATTTTGTTAATAGTGAAATTGAGCGCCTTAGCAACGATAACCCCAAAGATGAGAACCTACTCCGCCAGTATCAAAGCTTGGCTCAAAGCTTGAGTGATCAGAACGCCTTGGCACAAGAGCAAGCCAAGCTACGTGCTCTCGTTACCCAGTTTCCGCACCGGAGAGGCCTTCTTCGCCAGAAGATCAATGAGGCCGAACAACTTCCCGTCTTTCAAACAGAGCAACTGGAAACCTACGAGGATTTATCGCAAGCGCTGGCAAGGCTGCGAGCTTCGCTCAGTGAATGGCAAACCGCGAGCAAGGACAATGCTGAACAACGGAAGAGACTCAATGATTCCAGGGTTTCATTACCCAATGAAATCGTCAACCTCAATACCCAGCTGGAACAGGCGTCGCTAACTGTCAGTGAAAGTGCAGATAAGCTGCAATCATGGTTGGCTCAGGCCAATGTTGCGACTCTCCAGCAGGAAAAGGAGCAAAAACTGTTGGCGCAGCAGACCTTGGATGAGCGCAGTGAACTGCTGCAGCTAGAGCAGGAGTTACTGGCAAAGAAAATAGACTTGGCAACGCCCTTACAGACCCTGCTGCAAAGACGTTTGACCGAGATAGAGCAGGGTTCGGCTAGGGCTATGATAACCAAAGCTGCGCAGATCAATTCAGAGCTTCATAATTCCCCGGGGGTGCTAGAGGAAAGCATCAAAACACTGCAGGTGCAAGCAGCCACAGTTTTGGATCTTGCGAAAGAGCTAGAGCGAGTTCTGCTCAATGTGGATGATGCGCGTATTGAGATTCACCGTATTCAAGCCGAAAGGCAAAGCCTTAATGATGAACAAGTACTCATCAAGAATAATTTGGACTGGCTGAGAGAGAGTACTGCGTTCGGCGCTTCTATCAGGGCACAATTACAGCGCTTGCCAAGTCGCGTTTCCGTCAGTGCCATTCCTGATCGAATTGCCAATGCCCATATCCGAAAATATGAGATCAGCCAACTTCGCACCGATACCGCTTTTGGTGATCAGGATGGTAGCAGTACGATTATTCAGGAGGCTGACTCGAAGGTTGCATTAAAGCTCAAGAAGCTACACCAAGAGCTTTTGGCTCGGCTTAAACAAGAGTATGACAAGCTGATCAGTGAGCTTAGCCGCCTGCAGGCTGCTACTCTTCAATACAAAAACGAGGTGAATAATGCTCGGATTTTTCTCCGCGAGCAGCAATTATGGATACGCAGCAACCTGCCGCTGTGGAAAAACCTGACACGGTTTGAAATGAATGTGTGGTTTGGTGCCCATACCCCCCTCAAAGTGTTGTTCGAAAGGACAACCCAGCAGCAGCAACTGGCGCTGGCGTTTTCCATTGCAGCCTACACGCTGTTGTTTACCCTCTTGCGGTCAAGACTAACCCGGCTCAGCGATCAGTACAGGATGGACTACAAAAGCCTCTTCGGCCATCCGCTGAGAGATAAATTTCGCTATACCTTGAGTTTGTTTTTCTTAGCTGTGTTCCGGGCCGTCATTTGGCCGTTGTGGTACGGCTTGACGGCCCTTGGAATTTATTGGTTGTGGCCATTACCGACTTCGGGTGATCTTCCCTCCCTGATCTCCGCCAGCGCATGTGGTTTATTTGTGTTGGAGCTGATCCATGGATTAACCGCCGAGGATGGGGTGTTGGATTTGCACCTCAACTGGCCCTCGGAAATCTGTAGCTACCTTCATCGTGAAAGCCGACGGTTGCGCTGGCCGTTGATTGTTATTCTGCTTGCCTTGTATTGCACAGAGTTGGTGTCTGGCGAGAAGGAAGCCGAGGCGTCACGGGTACTGTTTTTGCTGTTGGTCGGTTGTATGGCCTATATCTATACTTTTTTATTCAAGCGCGAACGTTTACCTATGGTGTTGCCGTCCCCCCTGCATCAGGGGGTACCGCTGATGCTGATCCGCGGTTTAGTCATCGGCTCTTTTTTCGTCATAATATTGATGTCTGTTATGGGGCTCTACCTGGCTTCCTGGGTATTGCTCAACTATCAGCAGTTGACTCTGTTTTTGATGCTTGGGGTTTTGCTGGCCTATCAGATGGGAGAGCGGTGGCTCAAGCTGGAACATCGTCAGCTGAACTATCAGCGCCTGCTGGAAAAGCGAGAGGAATTGCTGGCCCATCAGCAAGAGCAGGCGGGTGAGCCTCCGGAGCTGGCTGAACTGCGGGAAGTGATGCCGGAAGTAGAAGAGAGCAGTTTGGATGTAGAGCAGGTCAGTGAGCAATCGCTCACCTTGCTGAGAGGGCTATCCCTGCTTGGATTTATTCTGGCTTTGCTGACCTTGTGGTCGAGTGCTCTTGAGATGACCAGTTGGCTATCCCACAAGGTCGTCTGGCAGGTAAGTGAAGTGGGGGAAACCGGGGTGGTGATGGTGGACATCACGCTGCAGTCGCTGTTGTATGCGCTTATTACTCTACTGGTTACTTTTATTGCGGTGAAGAATCTCCCCGGTATTTTGGAGCTGCTGGTACTGCGCAGGTTGGATCTATCCCCGGGTATGGGCTATGCCACAACGACGGTGATCCGTTACTTGCTGATGCTAGTCGGGGTGTTTACTGCTTGTTCGCTTATCGGTTTTCAGTGGTCGAAACTCCAGTGGTTGGTCGCAGCGTTTGGGGTCGGTTTGGGGTTTGGCCTGCAGGAGATTTTTGCCAATTTTATTTCGGGCTTGATCATCTTGTTTGAACGGCCTATCCGTATTGGTGATATTGTCACCATCAATGAATTATCGGGAACAGTGAGTAAAATCAAAACTCGGGCGACCACGATCATAGACTGGGATAACAAGGAAATCGTTGTGCCCAACAAGGTTTTCATTACCGAAAAGCTGATTAACTGGTCCCTGACCGATCCTATTACCCGTATCGTTATCCCGATTGGTGTTGCCTACGGCTCTGATATCGAGCGCGTCGAGCAGCTCCTTTACCAGGCCGCGACTACCCATCCGCTGGTCCTCAAAGAGCCCCCGCCTTCGGTATATTTTCTCGCTTTCGGTGCCAGTAGTTTAGACTTCGAATTGCGGGTTTACATTACCGCAATAGAGCATCGCTTATCGACTATCCACCTGATCAACAAGAGCATTGACAGTTTGTTCAAAGAGAACGGTATTGAGATCGCCTTCCCGCAATTGGATATCCACGTGAGGGATGTGAATCAGGGGAAAGGTAAACCGCGCGGCGATTAG
- a CDS encoding putative universal stress protein A (COG0589) — translation MSYEHILVAVDLSQSSQEVIEKAVSLARSAKCKLSFAHVNVDRVALTPKEQHTLEEELQTLAEQCGYPITDTFVVIGDLHIKLSGIVKKKNIDLVVCGHHHKLFSRIFSSIPKLANAVEADLLVVYLNQ, via the coding sequence ATGAGCTATGAGCACATTTTAGTCGCGGTTGATTTATCTCAATCCAGTCAGGAAGTGATTGAAAAAGCAGTTTCGTTGGCTAGAAGTGCGAAATGCAAGCTTTCTTTTGCTCACGTCAATGTTGATAGAGTTGCTTTGACGCCAAAAGAACAGCATACACTGGAAGAAGAATTGCAAACCCTGGCAGAGCAATGTGGCTATCCAATCACTGACACCTTCGTCGTCATTGGCGATCTCCACATAAAGCTCTCTGGCATAGTGAAAAAAAAGAACATTGATTTAGTCGTATGCGGACATCATCATAAATTATTCAGCCGCATTTTTTCATCCATTCCCAAGTTAGCAAACGCCGTTGAAGCTGACTTATTGGTCGTATACCTCAACCAATAA
- a CDS encoding putative oxidoreductase (COG0778) produces MDILSHLHAHRSIRQYSEQPVSDDVLQQILQAGIRASSSGNMQSYSIIVTKDKGRREALFEPHMQQNMVVDAPVLLTFCADFRRMKKWLAINDAQPNFDNFMSFMIAAIDATLVSQNVAIAAEAKGLGLCYMGSTLANCDKIGEILELPPGVVPVVGYSLGYADEAPDIRDRLPLDGLIHNETYHDHSDEEIKAIYHQRETDGWNRYMSYPELKAKIEASDVKNLAQIYTSLKYTRESHIGFSETVLHYLEKQGFMNHTK; encoded by the coding sequence GTGGATATTCTTTCTCACCTTCATGCCCACCGCTCTATTCGCCAATATTCCGAACAACCAGTAAGTGACGATGTTTTACAACAGATCCTCCAAGCAGGGATCAGGGCGTCATCTTCCGGCAACATGCAGTCATATTCAATTATCGTGACCAAAGACAAGGGCCGCCGCGAAGCCCTGTTTGAGCCGCACATGCAGCAAAATATGGTGGTTGATGCCCCTGTACTGCTGACTTTTTGCGCTGACTTCAGAAGGATGAAAAAATGGCTGGCGATCAATGATGCCCAGCCTAACTTTGATAACTTCATGAGTTTTATGATCGCCGCCATTGACGCAACATTGGTATCGCAAAATGTTGCCATTGCTGCCGAAGCCAAGGGGCTTGGGCTCTGCTACATGGGATCAACGTTGGCTAATTGCGATAAAATTGGTGAGATTCTGGAACTGCCACCAGGAGTCGTGCCCGTGGTAGGCTATTCACTGGGTTATGCTGATGAAGCACCAGACATCAGGGACCGTCTTCCTTTAGATGGCTTGATTCACAACGAAACCTACCATGACCACAGTGATGAAGAGATTAAAGCTATCTACCACCAGCGCGAGACTGATGGCTGGAATCGGTATATGTCATACCCCGAGCTAAAAGCGAAAATCGAAGCATCAGATGTGAAAAACTTGGCGCAGATCTATACCAGTTTGAAATACACCCGTGAATCACACATTGGTTTTTCTGAAACCGTGCTTCACTACCTCGAAAAACAAGGTTTTATGAACCATACGAAATAA